ttattattatattaaattagccgttgcaaaactagccgttgTAAAATTAGCTATTGGAAACTAGCCGTTACTATGTTactgttattattaataaattaatatttctatATATACCACTTAGATACACTTCTATTCTCACACTCTCTACTActcttcctcatcttcttccaagtttacaaaatcaaagttctactactattattttttgttcgaaaaaatggatccaaaccaactcaactctttcttcaattacttacaaaactttcctcaaattctaaataCCCAACAATCTCAAACCTCAAACACTCAAGTTCCAAATCAAAACATCACACTACCAAATacatttcaaaatccaaatccacaaaatctttctaatttcaattttcaagctCCTTATAATAATCAGTTTTCTATATTCCAACtgcaaaatcaaaattcacaaacaaCACATTTTCCATTTTCATCCATATTTAACCCCTCTATCGGAAATGTTACTCCAACTTTCTTGCCGTTTCCAACTCAATTCAGTGCATCAAGACGTAACTCATCTGGTGTTGGTGGCTCTTCTAACCCATCCTCTCAGACTCCTATACAATCTAGTCTAAATTCGCAATATTCCGATTTTGCCAACCTCGTGGATTAGATGCTATCGACctcaatgatgatgatattgaagaTCGGAGGCAAGATAGTATTCAACACTGGCATTGGGAAGAGGATGAGATGTTGATCAGTGCGTGGTTAAATATTTCAACTGACCCTATAGTTAGTACTGATCAAAAGGGGGAAATATTTTGGAGTCGAATTCATAGCTACTGTGTAGAATTTTGTTCCGACATGACAAGGGGGGTAGTTGCATGTAAGAAATGATGGTATAAGATCAACAAGACTGTTGCACAATTTGCTGGTTGCTATGATCAAGCTAGTCGAAACATAAGGAGTGGTTCAAATGCTGATGACATAAAGGAGTTGGTTTATAAACTTTATTCCACAAATGAtggtaaaaaaatttacttttgaGAGGCATTGGAACATGCTTCGATTGGAGCAAAAATGGAGAAGCCAACTACCTACACAGAGTGGCGGCTCAAAGAGAACCAAGGTTAGTGCAACTGGAGCATACTCATCCTCATCAAACCCAGAAATACTGTTGGCTGACGAACCCGTTGTGGACTCTCCCGTTCACCCACAAGGATCGAAGAAGAGCAAGTGAAAAGGTAAGGGAAAAGCACAGATGTCTGAAGATTTTAGCGAAAGAAAATCATCGGTTGTCAAAAAATtatctctcatggaagatatTAAGAATGTTAGAGAAAATGAACTAATGGataggaaaaaagaaagagaagaggagaaggaaCATAGAGCAAAGATTATGGCAATCAAAGAGAATGGGTTACAAATTTAAGCGgcaataaaagaacaagaattacaaGTTCAAGCAGCAatgaaagaaaaaggattacaaACTCAGAGGTATATTAAAGAAATGGAgataaaagcaaaagaaaggaaaatggaAAGGATGGCCAAGGAAAGGAAAAGGGAAATGGATATGTAAATACTTAATGCTGACACGTCTACAGTGAGTGAAAAACGATGAGCTCTTCATGAGATTGCATGTGAGAAAATAATCGCCAAGTGGTTTACTTAATGATTCCTTGTATTCGTAGAGTTATgtagtatgttcttatttttattgcGTATTACTGGTTTATGATGTAGTTTGTTTTATTTACTTCTgatgtaaatttttaaattagtcaatatTATCGTGCCTTTATTGTTCATGAAATTGACCGTGGTAAAACTAGCCGTTGTAAAACTAGccgttgcaaaactagccgttaaGGTACTTATTGCAAACACACTTATAAATATCAACTATCAATGACTTTGCAACTCCACTTCAATTCTTGTTTCTCACCTCGAAAGAGAgctaaaaattacatttctaaATATGGCTAGAAATTTTGATGATATGTTTAATGAGGCTTTGTATGGCAAAAAAAGACGGCAAGATAACACAATCGTAGATAATTGGATCGATGAGTATTTACTCCAAGATTCAGAAGACGAAGATATCGATAGAAGCTCTATCCCAATTACTCGTAGATAGATCAACAGAGATCGAGAAGTAGGATATGATCACCTTTTTCAAGATTACTTTGCAGATGAACCGGTGTGTAATGCTGACATTTTCCGACGGAGATTTCGAATGAGAAGACATGTGTTCATTCGGATAGTAGACGCTCTCTCAAACGTCTATCCATATTTCCAACAGAGGGTTGATGCAACTGGAAGACGAGGCTTGTCGCCACTCCAGAAATGTACCGCTACGATACGAATGTTAGCATATGGCGTAGGAGCTGATGATGTTGATGATTATGTGCGCATAGGCGAGAGCACTACAATTGAATGCTTggaaaaatttgttgaaggtgTCATTTCGGTGTTCGAGAATGAATACTTGCGAAAACCCAAACCAAATGACGTACAACGCCTGCTACAAATGGCGGAGGGTCGTGGCTTCCTTGACATGTTGGGTAGCATTGACTGCATGCATTGGCAATGGAAAAATTGTCCAAAGGCGTGGAAAGGTATGTACATGAGTGGTTATCGTGGGGTTGCAACTATAGTACTTGAGGTTGTAGTATCTTCAGACCTTTGGATATGGCATGCGTTCTTTGGAGTTTCTGGTTCAAATAACGATATCAACGTGTTAGATCGTTCTCCAGTATTCGATGATATTCTAAACGATCGTACTCCGGAGGTAAATTATACTATTAATGGTAATAATTATACTATGGGATACTATTTAGCAGATGGTATTTATCCTGAATGGGTCACATTTGTCAAATCAATCTCAAAGCCACAAGGGGAGAAACGCAAGTTATTTGCACAATACCAAGAAGGGCAAAGAAAAGATGTGGAGCAAGCATTCGGAGTGTTGCAAGAGACAACATAATGAGAGCTTGTATTATATTGCATAATATGATTGTTGAGGCTGAAAGAGACACTTATGCAGGAAATTTTGCTCAAGGCTTAGAGTATGATGATGTCGAAAATGGCTTATCACAACCTCAGCTGGGAAAAGAAGATTTCGCACCATACCATCAATTTCTCCAAAGAAATGCCCAACTTCAAAATGGACAGCAGCATAGACAATTGAAAGAGGACTTGATTGAACACATATGGCAATTTCACAATGCTTGTCGTCAACTATAAAacttaattatgtttttctttgtattaagtaattttacaaattagtgtaaccccgaattatatattatgtattattattatatatgaatttatttaatattaatatcttttaatagtgaattatttttaaatttaataaatttaaattatattattgaaaaaaattaattacattaatttcaagtattttaattaattaattaattaagtgagaCTACAATagggactaaagttagttcctcctaatggaaaagagagagatgttttgagttcctatttatTGTTTATGACGTAAAAGTTGATGTGGAATTACTTGCTATAAAAAGTAGACTATAAACAAAAACTGAGATGAATTTAATGCTCAAAATGGTCTAAGAGTCAAACTGGAAATGGGACAAAGGAACAAGGGGGATGTCAACAGCAAAATTTACTTCCCAAGGTTCTCATCGGTAATAACCTGaacaaaaaatactttaaaatatctattattttaaaattttactatatTCAGACCCAATTTTCTCcaaatatatgtattaaattttcgAAGTGAAAAGCATTTTAGAATGAATAAAGTAAACTTTTAGTCTATCTATAATCCATGCATgatattttcactttttttttttatattggtcCAATAAATATATAACGCATGTAAATGAATCCGGGAATTAACTCGATATTTATGTCTgctcatatttaattttttttttcaaaaatcgtcccattatatatcaaatcgctcCTAttaatttttgcttttttttttctctttgctGCTCTATACAAATCGCTGGAAGCAATTTCTTTAATTAAAGACTTCCTTCAATATATTAGGTAAAACACACCGCCATATCATAATCATACATTACATCAACTTTCACCGAATATTA
This sequence is a window from Arachis duranensis cultivar V14167 chromosome 2, aradu.V14167.gnm2.J7QH, whole genome shotgun sequence. Protein-coding genes within it:
- the LOC127744894 gene encoding uncharacterized protein LOC127744894 — translated: MEKPTTYTEWRLKENQDEPVCNADIFRRRFRMRRHVFIRIVDALSNVYPYFQQRVDATGRRGLSPLQKCTATIRMLAYGVGADDVDDYVRIGESTTIECLEKFVEGVISVFENEYLRKPKPNDVQRLLQMAEGRGFLDMLGSIDCMHWQWKNCPKAWKGMYMSGYRGVATIVLEVVVSSDLWIWHAFFGVSGSNNDINVLDRSPVFDDILNDRTPEVNYTINGNNYTMGYYLADGIYPEWVTFVKSISKPQGEKRKLFAQYQEGQRKDVEQAFGVLQETT